In a single window of the Geotrypetes seraphini chromosome 11, aGeoSer1.1, whole genome shotgun sequence genome:
- the LOC117345869 gene encoding phospholipase A2 inhibitor and Ly6/PLAUR domain-containing protein-like: MRAVLTSLCILSALIAPGASLLCQQCTDLQHNNCSTSAPVQCHSSQTHCVSILRQTILSVGGPKMMSIIKSCGTKKDCDLTTSTNAGSFQMITSSKCCNTDNCNPPQINIPLKETNPNGLYCMSCYSGSIDTCDKKENTTCVGGEDRCIQYGVTIKSGGQDMKIAVHGCATRNMCDTQARAAYYGSSFEVKGFQCSSGTRPQLGLFLSALTGLLLMKLFS; the protein is encoded by the exons GGGCCTCACTTTTGTGCCAGCAGTGCACCGACCTGCAGCATAACAACTGCAGCACCTCTGCCCCTGTACAATGCCACTCATCTCAGACCCACTGCGTGAGCATCCTGAGGCAGACTATCCTCTCTG TGGGAGGTCCCAAGATGATGTCAATCATAAAGTCTTGCGGAACAAAAAAAGACTGCGACTTGACTACCAGCACCAACGCCGGGAGCTTCCAAATGATTACCAGCTCCAAATGTTGTAATACAGACAACTGCAACCCTCCTCAGATCAACA TACCACTCAAGGAAACAAATCCAAATGGCCTTTACTGCATGTCCTGCTATTCTGGATCAATTGATACCTGTGACAAAAAGGAGAACACAACCTGTGTAGGAGGGGAGGATAGGTGTATCCAATATGGTGTGACAATAAAATCAG GTGGACAAGACATGAAAATCGCTGTACATGGATGTGCTACCAGAAATATGTGTGACACCCAGGCCAGAGCTGCCTATTATGGTTCCTCCTTTGAGGTGAAAGGCTTCCAGTGCAGCAGTGGCACCCGCCCTCAACTTGGCCTCTTCCTGTCAGCTCTCACTGGGCTTCTCCTTATGAAGCTCTTCTCTTAA